A region of Streptomyces sp. WMMC500 DNA encodes the following proteins:
- a CDS encoding ABC transporter substrate-binding protein gives MRRATRAPWTACAVCAALAATGCGSDSGDGGGGSSGGGGVVTAQWGDPQNPLEPANTNEVQGGKVLRLITRGLVIYDPKTAEPKNMLAESIESDDQKNWTVKVKKGFRFSNGEPVDAKSFVDAWNYAANIKNAQVNSSFFKYIEGYDAVHPTAEGSEPSAQKMTGLKVVDDQTFTVKLSQKFAIWPDTLGYPAFAPLPRAFFDNHAAYLDKPIGNGPYKIDSYSKGSSMTLVKDEKYKGDDKAKNDGIELKVYTDQNTAYTDLQAGNLDVSDELPAGQLANAETDLGDRFINQEAGIIQTLAYPLYDDDWGGTDKADLRRGISMAIDREQITKQIYNDTRIPAKDWTSPVIGEKGGFDDTICGDLCTYDPEQAKKLIEGAGGLPGGKLTISSNVDTGSHKEWMDAVCNSINKVLDKENACIVNPIGTFADFRTQVVDRSFTGPFRSGWQMDYPLIENFLAPTYYTDASSNDGEYSNKKFDDLIDQANAAEDTAAAVEKYKEAERLLAKDVPSIPLWYQNGIAGHSDRVSDVFLDPFSVPYYPDIRVN, from the coding sequence ATGCGCCGAGCCACCCGCGCCCCGTGGACGGCCTGTGCCGTCTGCGCCGCGCTCGCCGCGACCGGCTGCGGCAGTGACAGCGGGGACGGCGGCGGCGGTTCGTCGGGCGGAGGCGGCGTCGTCACGGCGCAGTGGGGCGACCCGCAGAACCCGCTGGAGCCGGCGAACACCAACGAGGTGCAGGGCGGCAAGGTCCTCAGGCTGATCACCCGCGGGCTCGTGATCTACGACCCGAAGACCGCCGAGCCGAAGAACATGCTCGCCGAGTCCATCGAGAGCGACGACCAGAAGAACTGGACCGTCAAGGTCAAGAAGGGCTTCCGGTTCAGCAACGGCGAGCCGGTCGACGCCAAGTCCTTCGTGGACGCCTGGAACTACGCGGCCAACATCAAGAACGCGCAGGTCAACAGCAGCTTCTTCAAGTACATCGAGGGCTACGACGCGGTCCACCCGACCGCCGAGGGCAGCGAGCCGTCCGCGCAGAAGATGACCGGGCTGAAAGTCGTCGACGACCAGACGTTCACCGTCAAGTTGTCGCAGAAGTTCGCCATCTGGCCCGACACCCTCGGCTACCCGGCCTTCGCGCCCCTGCCGAGGGCGTTCTTCGACAACCACGCCGCGTACCTCGACAAGCCCATCGGCAACGGCCCGTACAAGATCGACTCGTACTCCAAGGGCAGCTCGATGACGCTCGTGAAGGACGAGAAGTACAAGGGTGACGACAAGGCGAAGAACGACGGCATCGAGCTGAAGGTCTACACCGACCAGAACACGGCCTACACCGACCTCCAGGCCGGCAACCTCGACGTCTCCGACGAACTCCCCGCCGGCCAGCTCGCCAACGCCGAGACCGACCTCGGCGACCGCTTCATCAACCAGGAAGCCGGCATCATCCAGACCCTCGCCTACCCGCTCTACGACGACGACTGGGGCGGCACCGACAAGGCCGACCTGCGCCGCGGGATCTCCATGGCGATCGACCGCGAGCAGATCACCAAGCAGATCTACAACGACACCCGCATCCCCGCCAAGGACTGGACCTCCCCGGTCATCGGCGAGAAGGGCGGCTTCGACGACACCATCTGCGGCGACCTGTGCACGTACGACCCGGAGCAGGCCAAGAAGCTCATCGAGGGAGCCGGCGGCCTCCCCGGCGGCAAGCTGACGATCTCCTCCAACGTCGACACCGGCTCCCACAAGGAGTGGATGGACGCGGTCTGCAACAGCATCAACAAGGTGCTCGACAAGGAGAACGCCTGCATCGTCAACCCCATCGGCACCTTCGCGGACTTCCGCACCCAGGTCGTGGACCGCAGCTTCACGGGCCCGTTCCGCTCCGGCTGGCAGATGGACTACCCGCTGATCGAGAACTTCCTGGCGCCCACGTACTACACCGACGCCTCCTCCAACGACGGCGAGTACAGCAACAAGAAGTTCGACGACCTCATCGACCAGGCCAACGCCGCCGAGGACACCGCCGCGGCCGTCGAGAAGTACAAGGAGGCGGAGCGGCTGCTCGCCAAGGACGTGCCGTCGATCCCGCTGTGGTACCAGAACGGCATCGCCGGCCACTCCGACCGCGTCTCCGACGTCTTCCTCGACCCCTTCAGCGTCCCGTACTACCCGGACATCCGGGTCAACTAG
- the typA gene encoding translational GTPase TypA: MPTRQDIRNVAIVAHVDHGKTTLVDAMLKQAGAFAEHQLQSVDDRVMDTGDLEREKGITILAKNTAVKYHPKGGGDPVVINIIDTPGHADFGGEVERGLSMVDAVVLLVDASEGPLPQTRFVLRKALQARLPVILCINKTDRPDSRISEVVDDTYDLFLDLDADEEQIEFPIVYACARDGVASLTQPEDGTVPADSDSLEPFFSTVLDYVPAPSYDEGAPLQAHVTNLDADNFLGRIALLRVEQGELKKGQTVAWIKRDGTAQNVRITELMMTDALTRRPAQLAGPGDICAVAGIPEIMIGETLADPDNPVALPLITVDEPAISMTIGTNTSPLVGKGIGGGKSKGHKVTARLVKDRLDRELVGNVSLRVLTTERPDAWEVQGRGELALAILVETMRREGFELTVGKPEVVTKEVDGKVHEPVERMTIDAPEEHLGAITQLLAARKGRMETMTNHGSGWVRMEFVVPSRGLIGFRTEFLTQTRGTGIAHSIFEGHEPWVGELRTRSSGSLVADRTGAVTAFAMTNLQERGTLFVEPGTEVYEGMIVGENSRSDDMDVNITKEKKLSNVRSSTADIAESIVPPRKLSLEQSLEFCRDGECVEVTPDTVRIRKVVLDGRERARAASRAKHA; this comes from the coding sequence ATGCCGACGCGCCAGGACATTCGCAACGTCGCCATCGTCGCCCACGTCGACCACGGCAAGACCACCCTGGTCGACGCCATGCTCAAGCAGGCCGGCGCCTTCGCCGAGCACCAGCTCCAGTCCGTCGACGACCGGGTCATGGACACCGGGGACCTGGAGCGCGAGAAGGGCATCACCATTCTCGCGAAGAACACCGCGGTGAAGTACCACCCGAAGGGTGGCGGCGACCCGGTGGTGATCAACATCATCGACACCCCCGGCCACGCCGACTTCGGCGGCGAGGTCGAGCGCGGGCTGTCCATGGTGGACGCCGTCGTGCTGCTGGTGGACGCCTCCGAGGGGCCGCTGCCGCAGACCCGGTTCGTGCTGCGCAAGGCGCTGCAGGCGCGGCTGCCGGTGATCCTGTGCATCAACAAGACGGACCGGCCCGACTCGCGGATCTCCGAGGTCGTGGACGACACGTACGACCTCTTCCTGGACCTCGACGCCGACGAGGAGCAGATCGAGTTCCCGATCGTCTACGCCTGCGCCCGCGACGGCGTCGCCTCGCTGACCCAGCCGGAGGACGGCACGGTGCCGGCGGACAGCGACAGCCTGGAGCCGTTCTTCTCCACCGTGCTGGACTACGTCCCCGCCCCGTCGTACGACGAGGGCGCGCCGCTGCAGGCGCACGTGACGAACCTCGACGCCGACAACTTCCTCGGCCGCATCGCGCTGCTGCGCGTGGAGCAGGGCGAGCTGAAGAAGGGGCAGACGGTCGCGTGGATCAAGCGCGACGGCACCGCGCAGAACGTGCGGATCACCGAGCTGATGATGACCGACGCGCTCACCCGCCGCCCGGCGCAGCTCGCCGGGCCCGGGGACATCTGCGCGGTCGCCGGCATCCCCGAGATCATGATCGGCGAGACCCTCGCGGACCCGGACAACCCGGTCGCGCTGCCGCTGATCACCGTCGACGAGCCGGCGATCTCGATGACGATCGGGACGAACACCTCGCCGCTGGTGGGCAAGGGAATCGGCGGCGGGAAGAGCAAGGGCCACAAGGTGACCGCCCGGCTGGTCAAGGACCGCCTCGACCGCGAGCTCGTCGGCAACGTCTCGCTGCGCGTGCTGACCACCGAGCGCCCGGACGCCTGGGAGGTGCAGGGCCGCGGTGAGCTGGCGCTGGCGATCCTGGTCGAGACCATGCGCCGGGAGGGCTTCGAGCTGACCGTCGGCAAGCCCGAGGTGGTCACCAAGGAGGTCGACGGCAAGGTCCACGAGCCCGTCGAGCGGATGACGATCGACGCCCCGGAGGAGCACCTCGGCGCGATCACGCAGCTCCTCGCCGCCCGCAAGGGCCGGATGGAGACGATGACGAACCACGGGTCCGGCTGGGTCCGCATGGAGTTCGTCGTGCCCTCGCGCGGGCTCATCGGCTTCCGTACGGAGTTCCTGACGCAGACCCGCGGCACGGGCATCGCGCACTCGATCTTCGAGGGGCACGAGCCGTGGGTCGGCGAGCTGCGGACGCGCAGCAGCGGCTCGCTGGTCGCGGACCGGACGGGCGCGGTGACGGCGTTCGCGATGACGAACCTCCAGGAGCGCGGCACACTTTTCGTGGAGCCGGGCACGGAGGTCTACGAAGGCATGATCGTCGGGGAGAACTCCCGCTCCGACGACATGGACGTCAACATCACCAAGGAGAAGAAGCTCAGCAACGTCCGGTCGTCCACGGCCGACATCGCCGAGTCGATCGTCCCGCCGCGGAAGCTGTCGCTGGAGCAGTCGCTGGAGTTCTGCCGGGACGGCGAGTGCGTGGAGGTCACGCCGGACACGGTCCGGATCCGCAAGGTGGTGCTGGACGGGCGCGAGCGCGCGCGGGCGGCCTCGCGGGCGAAGCACGCGTAG
- a CDS encoding ABC transporter family substrate-binding protein — protein MSLHSRRRYAAVLIAAGVTLPLAGCDTSPDDAAGAAHDVTAVSREQLRPGGTVRWAVDRAPETFNVFQADAGEATDRVAGAVLPRLFTLDEHGRPTADPDYLQSAEVEERRPKQRVVYRLNPRAVWSDGRPIGAEDFEAQWLALNGEDTAYWTARNAGYDRIESVEAGEEPGEVEVVFDEPYADWQALFSPLYPMSVTKTPKAFNEGARTGLAEVAGPFMIKNVKEEKEEKKDEKSKKNKKSKKYKDGKKRDGKKRDGRKKDGEKKGKRDESEASEPTSVTLVRNPRWWGDRALLDRLVFAEVPRGTGREKALDAGRLDIAEVERDEALEAARAEEAAVQVPEPDRAQDGKPAELVSLPKAGPRPYTVHRALEPAHTQLALNGSSGPLADERVRRAVARAVDRGTLARSVLGPHGLPAKPLGSHLLMPGQPGYSDQSAALGKQDVVAAQKLLAEAGWKGGPRAGEEEAKGSGDRDGGDDKPAAGVLPTYEVPLSVTRPAQAQHVALGRQAALWAAAAKHGKSSKEYKMAVRAARLARAALAERETSVAQPPRQRPFVKRGKPLTLRFVVPEGPGTEQLRTVASRVVRMMDNIGVRTEVVEAAEPGFFKDYIAAGEFDLALYSWPGTPYPATDARPIYAKPVPSPDGSLVVEQNYTRVGTDEIDQLFGQAISELDDEAAHELLTRADARIWAAAGSIPLYQRPQLVATTRDLANAGAFGFATPRYQDIGYRN, from the coding sequence ATGTCCCTTCACAGCCGCAGGCGGTACGCCGCCGTGCTGATCGCGGCGGGCGTCACCCTGCCCCTGGCGGGCTGCGACACCTCCCCGGACGACGCCGCCGGCGCCGCGCACGACGTGACCGCGGTCTCGCGCGAGCAGCTCCGCCCCGGCGGCACGGTCCGCTGGGCCGTGGACCGCGCGCCGGAGACGTTCAACGTCTTCCAGGCCGACGCGGGCGAAGCGACCGACCGCGTGGCGGGTGCCGTGCTGCCGCGGCTGTTCACGCTCGACGAGCACGGCCGGCCGACGGCGGACCCGGACTACCTGCAGAGCGCGGAGGTCGAGGAGCGCCGCCCGAAGCAGCGGGTGGTCTACCGGCTGAACCCGAGGGCGGTGTGGAGCGACGGGCGGCCGATCGGGGCGGAGGACTTCGAGGCGCAGTGGCTCGCGCTGAACGGCGAGGACACGGCGTACTGGACGGCGCGCAACGCCGGTTACGACCGGATCGAGTCGGTCGAGGCGGGCGAGGAGCCGGGCGAGGTCGAGGTCGTCTTCGACGAGCCGTACGCGGACTGGCAGGCGCTGTTCTCGCCGCTGTACCCGATGAGCGTGACGAAGACGCCGAAGGCGTTCAACGAGGGGGCGAGGACGGGGCTTGCGGAGGTCGCGGGCCCGTTCATGATCAAGAACGTGAAGGAAGAGAAGGAAGAGAAGAAGGACGAGAAGAGCAAGAAGAACAAGAAGAGCAAGAAGTACAAGGACGGCAAGAAGCGGGACGGCAAGAAGCGCGACGGCAGGAAGAAGGACGGCGAGAAGAAGGGGAAGCGGGACGAGAGCGAGGCGAGCGAGCCCACGTCCGTGACCCTTGTGCGCAACCCCCGCTGGTGGGGCGACCGGGCGCTGCTCGACCGGCTCGTCTTCGCCGAGGTGCCGCGCGGGACCGGGCGGGAGAAGGCGCTGGACGCCGGCCGGCTGGACATCGCCGAGGTCGAGCGGGACGAGGCCCTGGAGGCCGCCCGCGCCGAGGAGGCGGCGGTGCAGGTCCCCGAGCCCGACCGGGCGCAGGACGGCAAGCCGGCGGAGCTGGTCTCGCTGCCGAAGGCCGGCCCGCGCCCGTACACCGTGCACCGGGCGCTGGAGCCCGCGCACACTCAGCTCGCGCTCAACGGCAGTTCGGGGCCGCTCGCCGACGAGCGGGTGCGCCGCGCCGTCGCCCGCGCCGTGGACCGCGGCACCCTGGCGCGCAGCGTCCTCGGCCCGCACGGCCTGCCGGCGAAGCCGCTGGGCAGCCACCTGCTGATGCCGGGCCAGCCCGGCTACAGCGACCAGAGCGCAGCGCTGGGCAAACAGGACGTGGTTGCGGCGCAGAAGCTGCTGGCGGAGGCGGGCTGGAAGGGCGGCCCGCGGGCGGGGGAGGAGGAGGCGAAGGGCTCCGGCGACCGGGACGGCGGTGACGACAAGCCGGCCGCCGGGGTGCTGCCGACGTACGAGGTGCCGCTGTCGGTCACGCGGCCGGCGCAGGCGCAGCACGTCGCGCTGGGCCGGCAGGCGGCGCTGTGGGCGGCGGCGGCGAAGCACGGCAAGTCCTCGAAGGAGTACAAGATGGCCGTGCGGGCGGCCCGGCTGGCGCGCGCGGCGCTGGCCGAGCGGGAGACGAGCGTGGCGCAGCCGCCGCGGCAGCGGCCGTTCGTCAAACGCGGCAAGCCGCTGACGCTTCGCTTCGTGGTGCCGGAGGGTCCGGGGACGGAGCAGTTGCGGACGGTGGCGTCGCGGGTGGTCAGGATGATGGACAACATCGGCGTACGGACCGAGGTGGTGGAGGCCGCGGAGCCGGGCTTCTTCAAGGACTACATCGCGGCCGGCGAGTTCGACCTCGCGCTCTACTCCTGGCCCGGCACCCCCTACCCGGCCACCGACGCGCGCCCGATCTACGCCAAGCCCGTGCCGTCCCCCGACGGCTCCCTGGTCGTCGAGCAGAACTACACCCGCGTCGGCACCGACGAGATCGACCAGCTCTTCGGCCAGGCGATCTCCGAGCTGGACGACGAGGCGGCACACGAGCTCCTGACCCGCGCCGACGCCCGCATCTGGGCGGCGGCCGGCTCGATCCCCCTCTACCAGCGCCCCCAACTGGTCGCCACCACCCGCGACCTCGCCAACGCCGGCGCCTTCGGCTTCGCCACCCCCCGCTACCAGGACATCGGCTACCGCAACTGA